The Paenibacillus sp. FSL R7-0204 genome includes a region encoding these proteins:
- a CDS encoding response regulator transcription factor, producing the protein MRILIVEDEVHLAEALTQILKKHNYSVDAVHDGRAGLDYAQSGIYDLLLLDIMMPELDGISVLKMLRKDGISTPVIMLTAKGEITDMVTGLDHGADDYIAKPFASEELLARIRAALRRKGEVIPDDALKFGDLELNTANPKLTVKSKEMKLNLKETELLELLILRKQAVTSKEQIIEKLWGFDSDAEHNNVEVYISFLRKKLTFLNSEVRIITIRGVGYVLEGSA; encoded by the coding sequence ATGAGAATATTAATCGTAGAAGACGAGGTCCATCTGGCGGAGGCCTTAACCCAAATCCTCAAAAAACACAATTATTCGGTAGATGCGGTGCATGACGGCAGAGCCGGTCTCGATTATGCGCAGAGCGGGATCTATGACCTGCTGCTGCTGGATATTATGATGCCGGAGCTGGATGGAATCAGCGTGCTGAAGATGCTGCGCAAGGACGGAATCTCCACACCGGTCATCATGCTTACAGCTAAAGGAGAGATCACCGACATGGTGACCGGACTCGATCATGGAGCAGACGATTATATCGCCAAGCCATTCGCATCGGAGGAGCTGCTGGCCCGTATCCGGGCTGCCCTGCGGCGTAAGGGCGAGGTGATTCCTGACGATGCCCTGAAGTTCGGGGATCTGGAGCTGAATACGGCTAATCCGAAGCTGACGGTGAAGAGCAAGGAGATGAAGCTGAATCTGAAGGAGACGGAGCTGCTGGAGCTGCTGATCCTAAGGAAGCAGGCGGTCACCTCGAAGGAGCAGATCATTGAGAAGCTGTGGGGGTTCGATTCCGATGCGGAGCATAACAACGTGGAGGTCTATATTTCTTTTTTGCGTAAAAAGCTGACCTTCCTGAACTCGGAGGTGCGCATCATCACGATTAGGGGCGTAGGGTACGTGCTGGAGGGGAGTGCCTGA
- a CDS encoding YncE family protein → MAILSTGPIENNAVNGVRPTVQVTVKIDSRDAVNPSAILIQGYNLTLTRTLYVSELITVSPDEVITRNYFANLDAYEFVFTTEGLAELQTEVSVWGKDSAGRLVTAHRLVSAELLGAEEGAVTGSVNRIYVANFNSNDVSVINGATGAVIAVIPVGVNPAGIAVNPLTNRIYVANLNGDNVSVIDGLTNTVLATVPAGDGAGGVAVNTATNAIYVANFNDNTVTVIDGLTNTVVTTIIPAGGSPFPTGIGVNSLTNTIYVAEFNSDIVTVIDGATNTVITQIPVQVNPFRLAVDPLTNRIYVANFTSNTVSVIDGATNTVITNVSVGTTPAEPGVNISTNAIYVPNRDDDNVSVIGGLTNTVITTIPVGNNPNGAGANPLTNRIYITNQDDNTVSVIDGVTQAVISVIPVGARPFSVGVNP, encoded by the coding sequence ATGGCTATTCTATCAACAGGGCCTATTGAGAATAATGCAGTGAACGGTGTAAGGCCTACGGTACAGGTGACGGTCAAGATTGATAGCCGGGATGCGGTGAATCCGTCTGCGATTCTGATCCAAGGGTACAACTTGACCCTCACCAGAACGTTGTACGTAAGCGAGCTTATTACGGTTTCCCCGGACGAGGTGATCACAAGGAATTACTTTGCCAATCTGGATGCCTATGAGTTTGTCTTTACAACGGAGGGACTTGCTGAATTGCAGACGGAAGTCTCCGTGTGGGGCAAGGATTCAGCCGGGCGGCTGGTTACCGCCCACCGTCTTGTCTCAGCTGAGCTACTGGGTGCTGAAGAGGGGGCAGTCACAGGCTCCGTCAACCGTATCTATGTTGCCAATTTCAACAGCAATGATGTTTCTGTGATCAACGGTGCTACAGGTGCAGTGATCGCAGTCATCCCTGTAGGGGTGAATCCTGCTGGAATTGCCGTGAACCCGTTAACCAACCGCATTTATGTCGCCAACTTGAACGGTGACAACGTATCCGTTATCGACGGTTTAACCAATACGGTGCTGGCCACCGTTCCTGCCGGGGACGGAGCGGGCGGAGTCGCGGTCAATACCGCTACCAATGCCATCTATGTTGCGAATTTTAATGATAATACGGTCACTGTCATTGACGGATTAACCAACACTGTGGTGACTACCATTATTCCCGCCGGCGGTTCTCCTTTTCCAACGGGGATCGGTGTGAATTCCTTAACCAATACTATTTATGTAGCTGAATTCAACTCGGACATTGTTACCGTCATTGATGGGGCTACGAATACGGTTATTACCCAGATTCCCGTGCAGGTCAACCCGTTCCGTTTGGCTGTTGATCCCTTGACGAACCGGATTTATGTCGCGAACTTCACCAGCAACACCGTATCCGTCATTGATGGTGCGACCAATACGGTGATCACCAACGTGTCTGTCGGCACGACTCCGGCTGAGCCGGGAGTGAACATCTCTACCAATGCCATCTATGTACCAAACCGGGATGACGATAATGTATCGGTGATTGGCGGGTTAACGAATACGGTGATTACTACCATTCCGGTCGGAAATAATCCCAACGGCGCGGGCGCTAATCCATTGACGAACCGCATCTATATTACCAATCAGGACGATAATACGGTATCGGTCATTGATGGGGTCACCCAGGCTGTGATTAGTGTCATACCGGTCGGCGCGCGTCCGTTCTCCGTGGGCGTCAATCCGTAG
- a CDS encoding carbohydrate-binding domain-containing protein, which translates to MKNRLTAGKIGLMLLCAAVMSACSAKAATPSDTSNNVSTSVAAAQSSTSAAVQLASVKAADLVTWEEEDAVIAWTAADSTAITLNGTAAVVDGAGATAQEGTVTITKAGTYVLSGTLSDGQIIVDEQAKGTVRLVLNGAHLTDSDNAPVYIKEAGKVVITLQEGTDNSVTDGAAYVFADGAEDEPGAAVFSKADLTVNGTGKLTVTGNYNDGITSKDDLKIMSGTIEVKAADDGIVGKDLVAIQDGNITIHAGGDGIKSTNAKDAAKGFIAIAAGTFNITAGNDGIQAETAAVIDGGTYTLVTGGGYVNAEVKTGDQGGPGMGGGFGQRPEGGAFPAPGEEGGTPPAMDAAPAADQPQAAESGTAAAAQTDTAAAAETESVSAKGIKAGGDLTVNGGSFTIDAADDALHSNSSISVTDGEFQIATGDDGLHADALVSISGGTVNITRSYEGIEGADITISGGEIHVTATDDGVNVAGGNDTNTAAGTQAQDSFSSTGSNLLTISGGTLIVDAAGDGLDSNGSVTMTGGTVIVNGPENSGNGALDYDGAFNITGGFLVAAGASGMAQAPGEDSGQYSVSVEFAATQQAGTMVHLEDADGKAILAFTPAKSFQTVVVSAPELTDGSYTVYTGGSSTGTAADGLYTGGTYSGGSKFVTFDITSTVTWVNASGVTTGGSGMGGPGGGGFGGGRGNRAGAGDGPGGEGGTPPADAGTTKPADAGTTKPADAGTTKPADAGTTAPDSAGTSKN; encoded by the coding sequence ATGAAGAACAGATTAACAGCCGGTAAAATAGGACTTATGCTGCTATGCGCCGCAGTCATGTCGGCATGCAGTGCAAAAGCTGCTACGCCATCTGATACAAGTAACAACGTGAGTACATCAGTTGCGGCTGCGCAGAGTAGTACCTCTGCCGCCGTGCAGCTGGCAAGTGTAAAGGCAGCAGATCTTGTGACTTGGGAGGAAGAGGATGCTGTTATCGCTTGGACAGCAGCAGATTCGACTGCTATAACTCTGAATGGGACTGCTGCTGTGGTAGACGGTGCAGGCGCCACAGCACAAGAGGGCACAGTGACCATTACGAAGGCAGGCACTTATGTGCTCAGCGGTACACTAAGTGACGGACAGATTATCGTAGATGAGCAGGCCAAAGGGACCGTAAGGCTGGTGCTGAATGGCGCTCACCTGACGGACAGCGATAATGCTCCGGTCTACATTAAGGAAGCCGGCAAAGTGGTCATCACCTTGCAGGAAGGCACGGATAACAGTGTGACAGATGGAGCTGCGTATGTGTTCGCAGATGGGGCTGAGGATGAGCCAGGCGCTGCGGTCTTCAGCAAAGCCGACCTGACGGTTAACGGCACCGGCAAGCTGACGGTAACCGGCAACTATAACGACGGTATCACCAGCAAGGATGATCTGAAAATCATGTCCGGCACCATTGAAGTGAAGGCAGCGGATGACGGTATTGTCGGTAAGGACCTAGTAGCTATACAGGACGGCAATATTACAATTCATGCAGGAGGCGACGGTATCAAATCAACCAATGCCAAGGATGCTGCCAAGGGCTTCATCGCCATTGCCGCCGGAACCTTCAACATCACGGCCGGTAATGACGGGATTCAAGCGGAGACCGCTGCTGTCATCGACGGCGGCACCTACACGCTGGTGACTGGCGGCGGCTATGTGAATGCCGAGGTGAAGACCGGCGATCAGGGAGGGCCGGGAATGGGCGGCGGCTTCGGCCAGCGTCCGGAGGGCGGAGCCTTCCCTGCTCCCGGGGAAGAAGGGGGTACGCCGCCTGCGATGGATGCTGCGCCGGCTGCTGACCAGCCCCAAGCAGCGGAGAGTGGCACCGCAGCAGCGGCACAGACGGACACCGCAGCAGCGGCGGAGACAGAATCCGTCAGCGCCAAAGGGATTAAGGCAGGCGGCGACCTGACGGTGAACGGCGGAAGCTTCACAATCGATGCCGCAGATGATGCGCTGCACAGCAACAGCAGTATCTCGGTAACGGATGGGGAATTCCAGATCGCTACAGGGGATGACGGGCTTCACGCCGATGCTCTGGTCTCGATATCGGGCGGCACCGTCAATATTACGCGGAGCTATGAAGGGATAGAAGGGGCGGACATCACCATATCCGGCGGTGAGATCCATGTGACAGCCACAGACGATGGCGTCAATGTGGCCGGAGGCAACGATACTAATACGGCAGCAGGAACGCAGGCTCAGGATTCGTTCAGCAGCACCGGCAGCAACCTGCTGACCATCAGCGGCGGCACCTTGATTGTAGATGCCGCAGGCGATGGCCTGGACTCCAACGGCTCGGTGACTATGACCGGAGGCACCGTTATTGTGAATGGCCCCGAGAACTCGGGCAACGGCGCCTTAGATTATGACGGAGCCTTCAACATCACCGGCGGATTCCTGGTAGCCGCAGGTGCATCAGGAATGGCACAGGCTCCGGGCGAAGACTCCGGCCAGTATTCGGTAAGCGTGGAGTTCGCTGCAACCCAGCAGGCTGGAACGATGGTTCACCTGGAAGATGCTGACGGCAAGGCCATTCTGGCCTTCACTCCGGCGAAGAGCTTCCAGACCGTAGTGGTCAGCGCTCCAGAGCTTACGGACGGCTCTTATACCGTCTATACCGGAGGCAGCTCTACTGGAACAGCTGCGGATGGACTGTATACCGGCGGGACGTACAGCGGGGGCAGCAAATTCGTTACTTTTGACATCACCAGTACAGTGACATGGGTGAATGCATCGGGTGTAACCACAGGCGGCAGCGGTATGGGCGGGCCGGGAGGTGGCGGCTTCGGCGGCGGCAGAGGCAACAGAGCCGGAGCAGGAGACGGACCAGGCGGAGAGGGAGGAACGCCGCCTGCGGACGCAGGCACCACGAAGCCAGCCGACGCGGGCACCACGAAGCCAGCCGATGCGGGTACCACGAAGCCAGCCGATGCGGGTACTACAGCTCCAGACAGCGCAGGTACAAGCAAGAATTAA
- a CDS encoding cellulase family glycosylhydrolase, with translation MTFGFRTLGKMLLALTLLAGTAAIAGQPVKAEGAAKLFYHTSGSRIVDSQGNPAVFNGLNWFGFETPNYSPHGLWSRSMDDVLDQVRAEGYNLIRLPFSSQMFDSASQANSIDYAKNPDLAGLTPIEIMDTLIEKAGQRGIQIFLDRHRPDSGGQSTLWYTPAYPESRWISDWVMLAARYANNPTVIGADLHNEPHGPASWGTGDLSTDWRLASQRAGNAILAVNPHWLIIVEGIEQNVQGNTSKYWWGGNLTGVRNYPVTLTVPNQVVYSPHDYGPGVAEQPWFSDPAFPANLPAIWDQTWGYISKENIAPLILGEFGGRSVDTLSVEGKWQNKLVDYIGTNDLYWTYWTLNPNSGDTGGLLQDDWATWNRPKQLMLNRIMKTVTFPPIEQPGGPGTGPVTATPLYRSDETGNNVGSIRASLQLKSTSTVPVPLSQFTIRYWFTQDGSTAHTMEIDYAVVGKNNIQTTIVPLTVPVPNADAYAEISFKSGAGSLAASGSTGEIQFRIHKDNYANYSQANDYSFRPLLTSFTANDRITVYHNGTLIYGVEP, from the coding sequence ATGACCTTTGGTTTCAGGACACTGGGGAAAATGCTTTTGGCTCTAACACTGCTTGCAGGTACCGCCGCTATTGCCGGACAGCCGGTGAAGGCTGAGGGGGCAGCGAAGCTTTTTTATCACACCTCAGGCAGCCGGATTGTAGATTCGCAGGGGAACCCGGCCGTGTTCAACGGCCTGAACTGGTTTGGCTTCGAGACGCCGAACTATTCCCCGCACGGATTATGGTCGCGTTCCATGGATGATGTGCTCGATCAGGTCCGCGCAGAAGGGTACAACTTGATTCGCCTGCCGTTCAGCAGTCAAATGTTCGATTCCGCTTCCCAGGCCAACAGCATTGATTATGCCAAAAACCCGGACCTGGCCGGTCTGACTCCGATCGAAATTATGGATACCTTAATCGAAAAAGCCGGCCAGCGCGGCATTCAAATCTTCCTGGACCGGCACCGTCCCGATTCCGGCGGGCAGTCGACGCTCTGGTATACCCCCGCATATCCTGAATCCCGTTGGATCAGTGACTGGGTGATGCTGGCTGCACGTTATGCGAATAATCCTACGGTAATCGGTGCCGACCTGCATAATGAGCCTCATGGCCCGGCAAGCTGGGGGACCGGTGATCTCAGCACAGACTGGCGGCTCGCGTCCCAGCGGGCAGGGAATGCAATCCTTGCGGTGAATCCGCACTGGCTGATCATCGTCGAAGGGATTGAGCAGAATGTGCAGGGTAACACCAGCAAGTACTGGTGGGGCGGCAACCTCACCGGGGTGCGGAATTATCCGGTAACGCTTACCGTACCGAATCAAGTGGTGTATTCTCCGCATGATTACGGCCCCGGGGTGGCGGAGCAGCCGTGGTTCAGCGATCCTGCTTTTCCGGCGAACCTGCCTGCGATATGGGATCAGACCTGGGGCTATATCAGCAAAGAAAACATTGCTCCTCTAATCTTGGGTGAATTCGGGGGCCGCAGCGTGGACACCCTCTCGGTGGAAGGGAAGTGGCAAAATAAACTAGTCGATTACATCGGCACGAATGATCTTTACTGGACCTACTGGACACTGAACCCCAACAGCGGGGATACCGGCGGTCTGCTGCAGGATGACTGGGCAACCTGGAACCGGCCGAAGCAGCTCATGCTGAACCGGATCATGAAGACGGTCACCTTCCCTCCTATTGAACAGCCTGGAGGCCCAGGAACAGGACCTGTAACTGCCACTCCGCTCTACCGCAGTGATGAGACCGGCAACAATGTGGGCTCCATCCGGGCAAGTCTCCAGCTGAAGAGCACTTCCACAGTCCCCGTCCCGCTAAGCCAATTCACAATCCGTTACTGGTTCACCCAGGACGGCAGCACCGCACACACCATGGAGATTGACTACGCCGTCGTCGGCAAAAACAATATCCAGACCACCATCGTCCCGCTCACGGTTCCAGTCCCGAACGCCGATGCCTACGCGGAAATCTCCTTCAAGAGCGGGGCAGGCAGCCTGGCTGCTTCCGGCTCGACCGGAGAGATCCAGTTCCGCATTCATAAGGATAACTATGCGAATTACAGCCAGGCTAACGACTACTCCTTCCGGCCGCTGCTGACCAGCTTCACCGCCAATGACCGGATCACTGTATATCATAATGGAACGCTGATCTATGGCGTAGAGCCTTAA
- a CDS encoding DUF4956 domain-containing protein — MLDSLFSVAESTSELTFMNAALTIVIAIILGGLISFTYMKTSPAGYSQSFTLTMVLLPVIVAIIILLIGSNVARAFSLAGAFSIIRFRSAPGDPKDITFVLFTMASGLACGVGAFGYAVFFTLILCVLMVLLNRTGFGLKKTMHKTLKVTIPENLGYEEAFAEVFNTFNVAYELKKIRTTELGSLYELVYAVTIDEQTSQKELLDAIRTRNGNLDLSLTMAPVMNEY; from the coding sequence ATGCTTGATTCATTATTTTCCGTAGCTGAGTCTACTTCAGAACTAACATTCATGAATGCTGCCTTAACCATCGTCATCGCCATTATCCTCGGCGGACTGATCAGCTTCACCTACATGAAGACGAGCCCTGCCGGATACTCTCAGAGCTTCACGCTGACCATGGTACTGCTGCCGGTTATTGTAGCGATCATCATTTTGCTTATCGGCAGCAATGTGGCCCGGGCCTTCAGCCTGGCGGGTGCCTTCTCGATTATCCGGTTCCGAAGCGCCCCCGGCGATCCGAAGGATATCACTTTCGTTCTGTTCACTATGGCCTCCGGGCTGGCCTGCGGGGTAGGAGCGTTCGGTTATGCGGTATTCTTCACCCTGATTCTCTGCGTGCTGATGGTCCTGCTTAACCGAACGGGCTTTGGACTTAAGAAGACGATGCACAAGACACTGAAGGTAACGATCCCTGAGAATCTGGGCTATGAGGAAGCCTTCGCAGAGGTCTTCAATACCTTCAATGTGGCCTACGAGCTGAAGAAGATCAGAACCACGGAGCTGGGCAGCCTGTATGAGCTGGTCTACGCTGTAACGATTGATGAGCAGACGAGCCAGAAGGAGCTGCTGGACGCCATCCGTACACGTAACGGGAACCTGGATCTCTCACTGACCATGGCGCCCGTCATGAATGAATATTAA
- a CDS encoding polysaccharide deacetylase family protein produces MFRSKALQWAAIGSLVVSLFVGALAVGGEKVFAADCSAGYVALTYDDGPNPSNTTNLLNALQQNGLRATFFNVGQNAQNNPSLVLAQKNAGMWIGNHSWSHANLTQVGTSQITSEITNTQQTLQSITGTAPKLFRPPYGATNATLKSIEAQNGLTEVLWNVDSQDWNGASTGQIVSAVGTMKNGDVILMHDQYQTTLQAVPQIAQNLKNRNLCSGMISPSTGRAVAPDGGNGPGPAATKVEAESMTKAGQYTANISSPFSGVALYANNDSVKYTQNFTSGTHNFSLRGASNNANMARVDLKIGGVTKGTFYYGGSSPAVYTISNVSHGTGNQVIELVVTADDGTWDAYIDYLEIN; encoded by the coding sequence ATGTTTAGAAGCAAAGCTCTACAATGGGCAGCTATCGGGTCGCTTGTCGTGTCTTTATTTGTGGGGGCGTTGGCGGTGGGCGGGGAGAAGGTGTTCGCCGCCGATTGCTCGGCCGGCTATGTAGCTCTAACGTATGATGACGGGCCGAATCCAAGCAACACGACGAACCTGCTGAATGCTCTGCAGCAGAATGGCCTGCGCGCCACGTTCTTCAATGTCGGGCAGAATGCGCAGAACAATCCTTCGCTCGTCCTGGCCCAGAAGAACGCAGGGATGTGGATTGGCAACCATTCCTGGTCGCATGCCAATCTGACGCAGGTGGGCACCTCCCAGATCACATCGGAAATTACGAATACCCAGCAGACGCTGCAATCGATTACCGGAACTGCTCCGAAGCTGTTCCGTCCGCCGTACGGGGCGACTAACGCGACTCTCAAATCCATTGAGGCCCAGAACGGCCTTACCGAAGTGCTCTGGAACGTGGATTCCCAGGACTGGAACGGAGCCAGCACCGGCCAGATCGTGTCCGCGGTAGGCACTATGAAGAATGGGGATGTCATCCTGATGCATGACCAATACCAGACCACACTCCAGGCGGTACCGCAGATTGCACAGAATCTCAAGAACCGTAACCTGTGTTCAGGCATGATCTCGCCGTCCACCGGGAGGGCGGTTGCGCCTGATGGCGGCAATGGTCCTGGCCCCGCTGCAACGAAGGTAGAGGCGGAGAGCATGACCAAGGCGGGTCAATATACTGCTAATATCAGCTCGCCCTTCTCCGGAGTTGCCTTGTACGCGAATAATGATTCTGTGAAGTATACTCAGAATTTCACCAGCGGCACCCATAATTTCTCCCTGCGCGGAGCCTCCAATAACGCCAATATGGCCAGGGTGGACCTCAAGATCGGCGGGGTAACGAAGGGGACCTTCTACTATGGCGGAAGCAGCCCTGCGGTCTATACGATCAGCAATGTCAGCCATGGAACCGGCAATCAGGTGATTGAGCTGGTGGTCACCGCTGATGACGGGACTTGGGATGCTTACATTGATTATTTGGAGATTAACTAA
- a CDS encoding Vat family streptogramin A O-acetyltransferase, with translation MHATGPNPNDIHPNPQIKQVRFIKNTLTRSNIIAGDFSYYDDPDESVSFESRVTHHYEFIGDKLMIGKFCAIARGTEFIMNGANHRMGSVTTYPFNIMGGGWEQATPQLADLPYKGDTIIGNDVWIGQNATIMPGVTIGDGAIIAANTTVTKDVPAYHIAGGNPARILRQRFDDELIALLLELKWWDWSPEKITTHLEALCSSDLEQVRSLVDKN, from the coding sequence TTGCATGCTACAGGACCAAATCCCAATGACATCCATCCGAATCCACAGATCAAGCAAGTCCGTTTCATCAAAAATACGCTGACCCGCTCCAACATCATCGCCGGAGACTTCTCCTACTATGATGATCCTGACGAGTCGGTATCCTTCGAGAGCCGTGTTACCCATCACTATGAGTTCATCGGGGACAAGCTGATGATCGGCAAATTCTGCGCCATCGCCAGGGGCACCGAGTTCATTATGAACGGCGCCAACCACCGGATGGGCTCGGTAACCACCTACCCCTTCAACATTATGGGCGGCGGCTGGGAGCAGGCCACTCCTCAGCTGGCGGATCTGCCCTACAAAGGCGATACTATCATCGGCAACGATGTCTGGATTGGCCAGAATGCCACCATTATGCCCGGTGTGACCATTGGCGACGGGGCGATTATTGCCGCTAATACTACTGTCACCAAGGATGTTCCTGCCTATCATATCGCCGGGGGCAATCCCGCACGGATTCTGCGGCAGCGCTTCGATGACGAGCTCATTGCCCTGCTGCTGGAGCTGAAATGGTGGGACTGGAGTCCCGAGAAGATCACCACCCATCTGGAGGCACTATGCAGCAGTGATCTGGAGCAGGTCAGAAGTCTGGTGGACAAGAACTGA
- a CDS encoding sensor histidine kinase, which translates to MFNKLRTRFLIVNLVTISIIMLVAFAAIYIFTYRNVQADIYMALHRIADMQERGPGGGQGPRGSGGGGAMPAGQGPIDPYQPERSVSFMVQTDASGTLTGKESKFTMDDELYTAALKEALSQGKDTGQFTLDGSRWIFMVKPASSGQQLVFMDITAQQQILTNLIYTFAAVGLLTLVILYFTSRYFAGRSIAPVREAFDKQKQFIADASHELKTPLTIINTNADVLLANSEDTIRNQAKWLQYIKSETERMTRLVGDLLYLTEMDDARTRKLHSRFNMSEAVENIILTMESVLFEKNISFDYDIQPELTVPGNPEQIQQVVMILLDNAVKYTNPKGAVHISLHKQNSDVLLSVSNTGEGIAAEHLARIFDRFYRTDTSRARKQGGYGLGLAIARSIVDQHQGRIYVNSVVGASTTFYVQLPRMA; encoded by the coding sequence ATGTTCAATAAACTCCGAACCCGGTTCCTGATTGTCAATCTGGTCACCATCTCCATTATCATGCTGGTGGCCTTCGCCGCCATCTACATCTTCACGTACCGCAATGTGCAGGCAGACATCTATATGGCGCTCCACCGGATTGCGGACATGCAAGAGCGGGGGCCGGGGGGCGGACAAGGCCCGCGCGGTTCAGGCGGCGGCGGGGCAATGCCCGCGGGCCAGGGGCCGATCGACCCTTACCAGCCGGAGCGTTCCGTCTCCTTCATGGTGCAGACCGATGCCAGCGGCACGCTGACCGGCAAGGAATCGAAGTTCACCATGGACGATGAACTCTATACCGCCGCGCTGAAGGAGGCGCTCAGCCAGGGCAAGGACACCGGCCAGTTCACACTGGACGGCAGCCGCTGGATCTTCATGGTGAAGCCTGCAAGCAGCGGACAACAGTTGGTCTTCATGGACATCACCGCCCAGCAGCAGATCCTGACGAACCTGATCTATACCTTCGCGGCTGTCGGCCTGCTGACGCTGGTCATCCTGTACTTCACCAGCCGCTACTTTGCGGGGCGCTCGATTGCGCCGGTACGGGAGGCTTTTGACAAGCAGAAGCAGTTCATTGCCGACGCCTCCCATGAGCTGAAGACGCCGCTGACGATTATTAACACCAACGCGGATGTACTGCTGGCGAACAGTGAGGATACGATCCGCAATCAGGCAAAATGGCTGCAGTATATCAAGTCCGAAACGGAGCGGATGACCCGGCTGGTGGGCGATTTGCTGTACCTGACGGAGATGGATGACGCCCGGACCAGGAAGCTCCACAGCAGGTTCAACATGAGCGAAGCGGTAGAGAATATTATTCTGACCATGGAGTCCGTTCTCTTCGAGAAGAATATCTCCTTCGACTATGACATCCAGCCGGAGCTTACCGTGCCGGGCAACCCCGAGCAGATCCAGCAGGTGGTGATGATTCTGCTGGATAACGCAGTGAAATATACGAATCCTAAAGGCGCTGTCCATATCTCCCTCCATAAGCAGAACAGCGATGTCCTCCTCTCCGTCTCGAATACAGGGGAAGGCATCGCTGCGGAGCATCTGGCGCGGATTTTTGACCGCTTTTACCGTACGGATACCTCCAGAGCACGCAAGCAGGGCGGCTACGGGCTGGGTCTGGCTATCGCTAGGTCCATTGTGGACCAGCATCAAGGAAGGATTTACGTAAACAGTGTGGTTGGAGCGTCCACGACGTTCTATGTACAACTGCCCAGAATGGCGTAA
- a CDS encoding polyphosphate polymerase domain-containing protein produces MAIEVFNRYENKYLFDHESYLKLYHELLEYMEPDAYNKQHEYYSITNLYYDTPQNSLIRSSLAKPKYKEKLRIRAYGIPEGDTRVYLEIKKKVLGLVNKRRTPLKLDEAYAFIESGREPEFESYMNKQVIEEIKYLLTRYDLQPKLYLSYDRKAMFCKNNRDLRITFDTNIRCRRYDLKMEHGVYGEELLEPRQWLMEVKAEKTIPVWLAKMLSEHQMYRTSFSKYGNEYKKMLRNSQSERERVRYA; encoded by the coding sequence ATGGCTATTGAGGTCTTCAACCGTTACGAGAACAAATATCTGTTCGACCATGAATCCTATCTGAAGCTCTATCATGAACTGCTGGAATATATGGAGCCTGATGCATACAACAAGCAGCACGAATATTATTCCATCACCAATCTGTATTATGACACCCCGCAGAATTCCCTGATCCGCAGCAGCCTGGCGAAGCCGAAGTACAAGGAGAAGCTCCGCATCAGAGCCTACGGCATTCCTGAAGGCGACACCAGAGTCTATCTGGAGATCAAGAAGAAGGTGCTGGGCCTGGTTAACAAAAGAAGAACCCCGCTGAAGCTGGATGAAGCCTATGCATTCATCGAGAGCGGCAGGGAGCCTGAATTCGAGAGCTATATGAACAAGCAGGTGATCGAAGAGATCAAGTACTTGCTGACCCGCTATGATCTGCAGCCGAAGCTGTATTTGTCCTATGACCGTAAGGCTATGTTTTGTAAAAATAACCGAGATCTCCGCATCACCTTCGATACCAATATCCGCTGCCGCCGGTATGATCTGAAGATGGAGCATGGCGTGTATGGCGAGGAGCTGCTGGAGCCGAGACAATGGCTGATGGAAGTGAAGGCGGAGAAGACCATTCCGGTCTGGCTGGCCAAGATGCTGTCGGAGCATCAGATGTACCGCACCAGCTTCTCCAAGTACGGCAACGAATACAAAAAAATGCTGCGAAACAGCCAATCAGAAAGAGAGCGTGTCCGCTATGCTTGA